In Bradyrhizobium sp. 200, the sequence AGACTGGCGAGCGTTCAGTGCCTACAGAACGCTCATCATCACGCATAGGCCGGTGCCTGCGCGGTGCAGGGTTCATGTCCCCTTTCGAGCTGGGCAAGCAGATCGGCCCACTCAGGGGGAGAGGTTGGTAGGCGCATGCTGCTGTCCCGGTGCTTCCGGGTTCAAGTCCGGCATCACAAACTTGATTGCGGGTCAATCGCGCGCGGGCAAATCGGAGCTCATGCAAATCTTCCAGCAGATGAATTCGGGACACGTCGGCATCGTGCGCGTTGCCGCCGAGGATCTAACCGCGATCGCCCGGCAAGATCGCCTTGCGCACGTGGGTTAGCGAGGCCGTGCAACGGCAACTTGAGGCGTGGGCCGAGCTCTGCAAAACCGGCTTTCAAGTACAATGCTGAGTTGGGGCTGCGGCTCCACATCGGCTGCCTCGGCGCCCCCACTTCAAGCTGGCCCCAGCCTTTCACCGTCCCCAGGCCCACGGCAGCCTCAATGAGGCGCATCGCGACCCCAGACGATCGCTGATCCGGCACCACGTAGAGTTCGGTGATAATGCCGTAGGTTCCGCGCGCAAAAAGGGCGGCGCTTTCCGATAACATGATGATGCCGACAGGGCGTTCCTCGGTAAAAGCGAGAAATCCATAGACGCGCTCTTTCATGGCGAGGAAGTCGGCAACTAGCTGGATATCTAATCCCGCCTGCTCTTGGCCGGCCCCAAGTTCGGCAAGCAGGGCAGCAACCATGTGGGTCACCGTTGTGGCGTCATCGACAAACACTTTACGCGTGGTCACCATGTCACATCCTCCTTCAAGCTCCGCATCATGTAGTCCGGCGGCAGCATCGGGGCGGGGAAGCTGCCGCAGCATCGACCAGATATGCTGCCATATTGAACGTCAGATGACGCCTTAGTTCACACTGTTGAGAGGTCATAAAGTCTTCGTGTCGCTCTTAGCTGAAAGTATTGCCCAAAATTCGAAAGATGTGTGGGCAGTATTGTCATGGTCGTACAAAGTACTCGTTCTTCTTTGGACCTGCATGTCACCGCACATCCGGGGCCTCTTGTTCATGCTAGGACGTCGCGGGAGCGGGGCTCGAACGGCCTAGCGGATTTGGATCTGCTTCCCCTTGTAGAACAGCAACAGCGGCAGGCCGACCAGCGATTTGCCGATCCAGTCCCGAGCAATCCCGCTCGACGGCTGCGCGCGGGTCGCGGAAGAAGCGCTCGATGGGTCCGCGGTGAAAACGAATCTGGGTCAAGTCAAATCAAAGCCGGCTTTCTCCGCGACCTGGGGCGAGCTTTCGATTACAGTCGATATCTCACCGGGTGCGCTGCTCGATCGATGAAATGACAAGGCCGCCTGTGATGTTCGGCACTCAATAGGCGAATTTGACGGGAGTCTTGCTCGTGGTCATCTTGTTTACCTCTCAAATTTAGGCCTGCGAGAAGGAGGCGGCTGTTGGAGCAGGCAGCATCACGCGATCGCGCCGCTCAGCACGAGCGAGTGCTCATATTGTTATTCAAGCCGTCGCCGGGGCTATCGATACGGAAGAGCTACGAACTCCTTGTGATCGCGTCGGCGCAACTCACTGCGCCA encodes:
- a CDS encoding GNAT family N-acetyltransferase; this encodes MVTTRKVFVDDATTVTHMVAALLAELGAGQEQAGLDIQLVADFLAMKERVYGFLAFTEERPVGIIMLSESAALFARGTYGIITELYVVPDQRSSGVAMRLIEAAVGLGTVKGWGQLEVGAPRQPMWSRSPNSALYLKAGFAELGPRLKLPLHGLANPRAQGDLAGRSRLDPRRQRARCRRVPNSSAGRFA